The stretch of DNA GATGAGTTGTTAGTGAGTTGTCAGTGCACGCAGGAACATGATCGCAGAGCCGTGGCTGAGCGCGAGAAGCCAGCACGGGGCACACACTGGTCCTGCCAGTGCCAAGTTCACCTCCAGCGGCACTCTGAGGGGTGGGCGTGGGGGAGCCCCGTGGGCAGGCTCCTCGTGAGAGCCGGTGGAGGGGCTGGGTTATACACCTGAACGTCTGAGGGTGCACTTCGCATGTGCGTTCTTGGTGTGAGCCATCACTCAGACACGTAAAGGAAATACACGTTGCTCTGTTTCCATCACACATTCACAAATGGCGACACTGGGTGCTGGCGTGGATGCTGGCGCCCAGGCACTTGTTCTGTGCAGTTGTCCCTCTTGTGTGTGGATTTTAAGGCCTTTCTTCTGCTGTCAGTAGGTGTGACTGTCTGTTGCCTTTCCAGTTGAAATGACCCTGACAGAAATGGGAAGGTGTCGGGGTGGGTGTCGTCAGCAGGGGCTGTTTGGATGCCCCTCACCATGTCGTGCCTCTCGCTTCTTCCAGATAAACAGTCTAGCAGCGCTTCCTTGGAGACCCTGTTAGCACTCCTTCAAGCAGAAGGGGCCAAGATCGAGGAAGACACTGAGGTAAGTAAAGCCAGCCAGCCTTCGCGGAGGTGCCCCAGGGCATGTTTCCTAGGTCTTGGTGGCTTTGGGCAGTCAGTGGGCCAACTTCCTCCAGGGACAGCGAGTGCCACACTTCCATGGCCAGGAGGTGGTGCCCCCCAGGCATGCAGGCTGCGTGTGAGCGGGCCTGGCCTGCAGACTGGGGAAAGTGCCCGGCAGGGGTTGAGGGAGCAGCAGGGCACGTGCATGTGGCCCTGTGAATCAGCACCAACCCTCGAGTGCCAGCGGCAGTGACTGACTGCTGTGCTTGTGAGTCATCTGGTGGCTGCAGTGCCTTTCAGACACAGCCAGCTACGTACGTCTTTGCAAGTGATGAGGAAATGAGTCAAGGTCAAATGTACACTTGTGGCAAGTctgggctggcagggtgctgccAAGATCAGGCCAGGCTGCTCTGATTAACCATTAGGCCTTGGGGGGCCCGATAGACACAGGTGAGTTTCTGTCTTCCAGACCCATCAGGGCGAGTCTGTCAGGGTGTGGCCTGGTGGAAGCAGGGAGGTGTTGGCCAGGGGAGGGCCAGGGGACCCAGAGGTCATGGCTGCCAAGGGCCCCTTCATCTCCCCCAGGCCTGCTGCCCTTCCATGCTGGTGGTTAGGAGGGTGGGGTGTGCCCTCTCCTCCCAGTGGCTCTGCCTGGTGGTGGCTCCTGCTGTCAGCCTGAGCCCACGACCTCCAGGCTCTGGACTGAGTGGCGCATGTGTGGGCACCTTGGGGTGGATACCAAGAAAGAGGGTGTTGGGAGGAAGCTGGGATGTTGCTTCTCCCTGTGCCCTGGACTATGAATGCAGCTGGCTGTCCCTATACCCAGGCTTCTCCTGCCTCTTTCAGGACATGGCAGAGAAGTTTCTGGATGGAGAGCTTCCTCTAGACTCCTTCATTGACGTCTATCAGAGCAAACGGAAACTGGCCCACATGCGAAGAGTAAAAATCGAGAAGCTCCAGGAGATGGTGCTGAAGGGGCAGAGACTCCCGCAGGCCCCAGCTCCACTGCCGCCCAGGGTGCCCGAGCTGGCGTCTGCTGCCCCCCTGCCCTACGCCGCCCTGGAGGCCAGCGGGCCTCCCTCCGTCGTGCCTCGGCGCATCCCCCCGCCACCGCCCCCGGTGCCTGCAGGACGCTTGGCCACCCCGTTTACCGCCGCCATGGGCTCAGGACAGGCCATGCCCTACCCGGGATTACAGTGTCCGCCCCTGCCCCCCCGAGTGGGCCTTCCGCCCCAGCAAGGATTCTCTGCGCAGTTTGTGTCGCCGTACCCGCCGGCCCTGCCCCAGAGACCCCCACCCCGGCTGCCGCCACACCAGCCAGGCTTCATCCTCCCGTGAGCGCCGGTGCCCCGTCCTTCCCTGGGAGACGCCCTCCGCCCCCCATGCCACATCGGCGCACGGGCTGTGAGGTCGGGCTCTGTGCCCTGGGCCAGTGTCTGTCTGATTTTAGAACTGTAGGTCCGTGGGGAAGTATAGGTAGAAGCCCAGGTTTTGTGCACTTGAGGCCGTTGTGTGTGCCGGGTCACAGCCTGGCCTCCCGTGCGTTTTGTTGGTTTGCATTCTTGGTCTGATTTCTGAGTGTCGTAGTGTTGGCGGACTCATGCGCTTGGGAAGAAACAAAGCCTCTCCCATTCCCATTTTGAATTATGGTCCTCCCATTGCAGCTTTATTTAATGAGCATGGTTAAcgatctctgttttattttcaaaagtcagTTCTGTGTGTCTTGGCCCACTGGCCACCGCTGCCCTGGTAAGGGTCAGTCCCTGCTGGCCGCCCAGACAGTGCGCCTGTGGCTGGGCCACGACGTGCAGCTGCATTGTGCTCCCAGACTCTGTTTGGGGTAGGTCGCCACAGTCAGTCTCCTCCCCTACCTGGCTGCTTCTCATGTCTCAAAGCCACAAGCAAAGTTTGCACTTGGCCCAGGGCCACGTccagaggctgggagagctgTGGCCCCGGCGCGCAGAGACAGGGCAGCTGGACTTTGCACAGCAAACCGTCgccagctccccctccccctcccatctggaGCTGGCCCTGAGGGTTTCTCTGAAGAAACACTCCCCCAATATTTTTACTACCTGtgtaattttcatgttttatatttggaaagaaaattcttttgaCACTCCCAAGACCATTCagggaaattttataaaaaaacaaaacattgttttGAGCAGATTGAAATGCAGATGAAGTGAATGCAACTTTCGTGCAGGCTGCACGGTCACACCTGCGGGTGCCCTGCTGTGCCTTAGCTTCACCAGGTGCCGGGACTCAGATGCCTGCAAGGGGCTGGGCAGAGCCCCGGTGCTCAGAAGGGCTCGTTCAAGTTCGTTGTTACGCTGCAGGTGGAAGAAAAGTCCGGCCACTTCAAACCAGGATTCTCTTAGCCAATATTCTCTTCCTCTGGCCGGCTGGTTCTGGGGGCCAGTGGGCCCAGGGTGCAGCGGTGCGGGGTGGCAGGGGGGGTTGGAGAAAGCCCGCCCCCCAGGATTGAGGGGGTGGAGGGTACGCCCTGGCAACCTGCActgcctcttcctttccttctgggaTCTGTCTCTCATGTGCGACGTGTGCTGAAGCCCAGGTCCCGGCTGGGGGAGCCGCACCACTCACTTGTTGACAAAAGCCTGTGTGCTCATTGGTGGAACTTCTGGCCCTACCCTCAGCTGTCACCTCTCAGGCAGCCAGGGCCCGACCT from Microcebus murinus isolate Inina chromosome 22, M.murinus_Inina_mat1.0, whole genome shotgun sequence encodes:
- the VPS37B gene encoding vacuolar protein sorting-associated protein 37B — translated: MAGAGSEARFAGLSLVQLNELLEDEGRLAEMVQKMEETQNIQLNKDMTLASNRSLAEGNLLYQPQLDTRKARLTQKYQELQVLFEAYQIKKTKLDKQSSSASLETLLALLQAEGAKIEEDTEDMAEKFLDGELPLDSFIDVYQSKRKLAHMRRVKIEKLQEMVLKGQRLPQAPAPLPPRVPELASAAPLPYAALEASGPPSVVPRRIPPPPPPVPAGRLATPFTAAMGSGQAMPYPGLQCPPLPPRVGLPPQQGFSAQFVSPYPPALPQRPPPRLPPHQPGFILP